GAAGCGAcaggagattgagaaaggacaaaagagaaacatgcaaaaagctgggatCAGATGGGCTGGGTGCcttggtggagacacacaacagcctcaaccacctccagcgagtttattatatacagtggcaaacaaggaagtagagcaTTGTAGTTATCAGGAACAGGGGAACCTGCAATCACTACTTTCTGCATGTACCGGTACTGTTGCTGTTTGAAGGGTGTGGCATAAACATCCTTGTTCTTATGcgaagcagctgtgctgcattttgctctcctaccttctgcagctgggggccGTGCCGATCCCAGCCTGCAGGTTATTTGACATGGCTGTGCACATGTCAGGTTCTCCTAGGCTTCTCATAGTCCACTCTCCACAAAGGGGTGTCAGAAAGTCTGTGGCCAACTTTAATCCACCAAGTCCCTCAtagtcttcatctgtaaagttcAGGTAGTAGTAGTACAAATGTCACAGTTACTTTGGGGATTAAATGAGTTAGTAAGCATGAATggcttagaatagtgcctggcacatagaaacCATTCTGTAAATATTTGTCATCAGGACTATGGTTAGATACAGggtatattatttttatagttgttTATAGGACATGTAAGATGTATAAGAAATTCTTTTTCCACAGCTTTTTATAACCTTATTGGGGAGATTCAGTATTGATATCATGAAGTAATTTAGAGAACTATACAAAATAATATACAGTAGCAAGAATTTATAGTCAAGGTCAGTTGCAGAATGGTTGTATATCATCATAGCATTGGGCCGTTTCCAAGGAACTATTTGTTTTGGTGGATTAGAACTCAGGAGCTCTGGCTCTACCACTCATACATactcctgtttgttttttgagacagggactctgtgtagctcaggctggactggaactcacGGTCCTCCTCTCTGAGCCTCCCGAGtaatggaattacaggtgtgggccactgcaCCTATCCAGGATGTTTTTTCTATATCATTTCTACAGAGTTGGAAGATGTCTAGTGTAGATTCAGAATATTTGCTGTATTCCGACATTTAAGTTTTCAGGGGAAGGTTTTGGGTTTGCTTTTCATGTTCTTTGTCCCATCGGAGGCAGTACAGCAGCCTAAGAGAGCATCCTCTATGGCTCAGGAACCAGGATTCAAGTCCTAGCTTTGGCACTGACAGTTTTGGATCCTGGACGAATTACTTAAACTTCCCATTTTTCAATATTGTCACTTGCAAGTGGTGAGACTTGGGTTCTTCTAGAACTGCTTGAGTTCATGGATAAAGCATGCTTAGTGCAAGCTGTTAGTAGCCCATGAATGACAGCTAGTAATAATGCTAATAATAACAAGCCAACAAGTCTTCCCAGGCAGCCCATGGGGCTGGGCTAGAAAGCTCGTTACTCATTTGGCCATTACTGACTGGAAGACACAGACCTGGGGGCTCTGCCCACCACCCATGCAGCACTCCCTTTCTGTGTCCTCGTTTCGGGCAGTATCACACATGCCACGCTTCAGTGGGCTCTTACAGATGACTCTAGCCCCCCGATCTCATCCACAGATCTATGCCAGCTCCCCAGGCTCTGCACAACAGGAACAAAACTCCCACTTAGAAACAGGGAGGCTCAGAATGAGGAATAGGCTTGCAGGTAAGATGGTGGTGCAAGTTAGAGGTTATAAGTTGATATATTTGGAGCTGGTGGCAGAAGCAAAATTTCCAGATTTAGCTGTTGTCTCCTTAGACTAGGTGACAGCAGAGAATCAGTGTGACAGTCAggaaaaggggggagggaagTGGCTGCATCCAAAGGCACAGTAGCATTTGCAGGGCTTGAGAGGAAAGAAGCACACGGCCCAGAGGTGGGACAGACGGACAGGGAAGAGCACCAGGACAGTCCCGTGGAAGGACTACTCCATGCTGTAGGAGCATCGGCTGGGAGGAGGGCAAGGCCTGGTGGGGTTGGTGGAAAGGTCTGTGTCGGCACAGAGGATGACAGTGTgacaggaggaggggaaggagtggTGTGGGATGGTGTATAGATGGCCATTTAGAAAAGTGTGAAAGAGAAGACTGGTGGCCAGGTGACCTCAGGGAGGGCCTTGCTCTGGTGTCCTTTTTGGTCTGGTTTCAACATGGGCCATCCCAGTATGTGTGTGGGAAGCAGTAAGCCAGCAGTAAAGACATGGGAAGGCATGACAAAGCCCAGGTGGGCAGCAGGAAGGGTCAGGGGAGAAGGGCAGCTTGCTTCGCAAAGGAGGGGCATGCTACACCTGTGACGCCAAGGGAGTGAGGGAGAGCTGAGTAGAAAACTGGAACTAAGACACTCAAGGCGCTCCAGTTCTATCAGGTTACCCCTGCTGAGGCAGTTTTATGGGTGTGTGTTTTAAGCTGACTGAAGGAGCGCTGTGACAGGGAAACACAGAGCACTCAGTGGGTTTGGTGCTTTTGTTCCCGCAGTGTCTGTGAGTCTCTTAACTGTGTTCTCTGCCATAGGTCTCACGGTCAAGCATGGACCCTGTTGCTACCCACAGCTGCCACCTCCTCCAGCAGCTGCATGAGCAGCGAATCCAAGGCCTGCTTTGTGACTGCATGCTGGTGGTGAGGGGAGTCTGCTTCAAAGCGCACAAGAATGTGCTGGCCGCCTTCAGCCAGTACTTCAGGTGCGGGTCTACACTGTCTTCCACCTGCAGGGGGAGCTCTTCTCACATACGAGAGTTTTGGccacattcattttcttcatggacATTGCTGTCCTTATCTTTGGAATTTAAACAAACCTGgggtttcttatttaatttttagtttaatattGTTACTGCTTTTGTGTATATAgtaacatgaaaagaaaagacaactaaAATGTGTTTGGAATGAATGAAAACTTCGGAATTTTGCCTTTTAATACTGTGGTTaattaatttcagtcttctatttatattttgcttCCTTTCAGGATAAAATGGTTGATAAATTGAATTCCTGGTAGGCGTTTTTCTCCAGTTAAGAAATTAGAGTGGGAAGACATCCTGTgtgctcttttccttttctttttttaaatgaattttgttttttgtcccTCATTTGGATTTTCTAAGAAAACAGTTGTGTTTCAATGTACTTAATATTATTATAGTTAAGTATTCTTCATAAATGAATTTTCTGGGAGCAGTTTATTTCTCTTCAAACACCAGAGTCCAtctctcttgcttttttcttttgtattcacAATGTACACATTGTGCTGCTCTACTAAAAATACATGGAACATGCTTTGCTCTTTCTCTGATAATCTTGAATCGCGAACTTAACTAAGCCTTGGTTCTTGCACACACTATACTACTATTATAAACGAACTGGCTTATTGGGGTGGAGGCAGTTTTGTTCCTGTGCAGGATGACCCCGACCCTTGGGCTTTGCTGTTGcccattttcttctgtctttgcaGGACAGTGAGGTCTCACTGTGACATACTGGCTGCTTGAGCTGACATAAAGACAGAACCTGAAGGCCACCTGGGGTGAACAAGTGACCGCATTTGACAAAATGCCTTCCAGAAGCTTGCGAGACAGTTTATCTAACTCAGCTTATGACACTGTGCATTACTGCTTTGTTCACCTATGAACTTGGCATGTACCCAGAACAAAGAGCCCAGCCTTCTTCATTAATTCATGGTGCATTTTTCACTGTTGGTTTATGGACCATTAGGTTGCTGAAAAACTTAAAAGCCAAATAAATTACTGGTTATAAAGTAAATGTGTACTGAGGGTTAGTTTATTACagctgttcttatttttaaagtttttaaggcAGGTTGACATGGGAATATTGGTGTTTTTTGGCCTGAAATATGTCCTTTGTCAGACTAGgcataaaatatcaaaaaaagtgTATTTAATTTTCTGTACTCTAGTAGTATGTAATTAACACATGGATAATTACATTTTGGAACAACATTTAGAGCAATCTTAAATATGTTCAGAATAATTTTCAGAACTTCTTGATTTGTGATTTTTCAGCCATATTCCTATTGCgatctttttaatttgtaaatttaggaaatatatttgaaaaatttgagATCTACTTTTGAAGGTTGAATACTATGTTAGTTAACTTTGCATGATTGTGAcgaaatacctgaaaaaaaattaaaaagagactaGGTTTATTTTGagctcctggtttcagaggttgcagtctgtggttggctggctccatagctttggcctgaggtgaggcagaatacCACCGGTGGGAATGTGTGGTGGAGAgcactgctcacctcatggcaaccaggaagcagagagagagagaaaggggctaAGATAAAAAGCAGTCTTCAAAGTcatacccccagtgacctacctcctccagctaggccccacttTTGAATGACCCATGAAGCTGTGAACTCACCAGCCGATGAAGTTAGAGTCCTTATTAGAGTCACCTCTCAGTGACTCCCCTTCTGACACTGCTGCCCTGGGCACCAGGCCTCCACCACGTGAGTCTCtggaggacattccagatccaaaccataacaaataCCCAACACACTAATTCTCTTGAATTGCTTAGTTGGTTGGTTTGTCAAACTGGTCTTAAGGATTAAAACACGCTTAAGATAAAAGTCTGTTCACAGGAGAAGTGGTTTGAATATGTGTTCATGTCCGTGTGAATGCCACCTATAAGAGAAGGTCAGCAGAGCGGATGAGCTGTCAGCACTGTAATGAATGCCCTTTCTTTTGTCAGGGGCCTCTTTCAGAACTCCTCGAGCCAGAAGAGTGATGTCTTCCACTTGGACGTTAAGAGCGTCAGCGGCATTGGGCAGATCCTGGACTTCATGTACACCTCTCGCCTGGATCTCAACCAGGACAATGTGCAGGCGATGCTGGATACGGCCCGGTGTCTGCAGGTGCAGATCGTTCTGAGCCTGTGCCACACATTTCTCAAGTCCACCTCTGCACAACAGCCTTCTGGCTTGCCCTGTGCTAGTGCCTTCTCCCTGCAGGGTGCGCTGACCCCCGAAAGCGCCTGTGTGTTGAGCGAACACTATCCCCCTCCCTTACTGCAGGAGTGTTCAGCTGAGGCCCAGCATGGGAAGGTTCTGGATGGATCGCATTCTCAGGCTCCATCTGTCAGTCTTCATCACTCCACAGGGGAAATGGCAAAGGCAGCCCCAGGTGCTTTAGATGGCAGCTGCACAGAGCTGCCTTGCAAACAGCCCAATTACTATTACAAACTCCGAGACTTTTACAGCAAGCAGTACTACAAACAAGCTGCTTGTCCCAGCCACGAGCGAGTCGCCGAGCAGCCCTTCACTTTCAGTGCCTCTGCAGACCTCGCTGCCGTGGAAACGCAACCTTGTGCTGTCAGTCATCCCGAATGTCTCCTGGAGTCTTCGGAACACTTGCCTTCCACCTTCTTGGCCCCACCACTGAGTGACTCTGCTCCAGACCCTGAGTCGGACGCCCCCTGTCAGCCACCTACCAAACAGATGAGGCTCAAAAAGGCTGTTCACCTGAAGAAATTAAATTTCCTCAAGTCACAGAAATCAGCCGAGCCAGCATCTGAGCCTAAGGTAGATGATGGATTAGCAAAGAGGACGGAACCCACCAGTGAACAGACAGGAGAGAAAGCCAGCAGCCAAAGCAccgaagaaaaagaaagccaggaaCTCGGTTCTGAGAATTTTAGTTGTGCTGTTAGTGGAACGGAGGTGCCTGAGGCCTCAGCTGCACCGGAGGACCAGTCCCAGTCCCTTCAGTGCCAGAGACAGTATGCGTGTGAATTGTGTGGGAAACCTTTCAAACATCCAAGCAATTTGGAGCTTCACAAACGGTCTCATACAGGTACACAACACGAGCACGCAGGCTGGGCAGGCCGGGAAGGACCCGCTGCTGTCCTTGTTTCTCTAAGAAGCTTCACTCTTTCTTGATGAGGTCGTGGATGTTTTCAACAATCGTGAGGGGTGCTGGCCATTTTTTACTTAGTATTTCAGCAATGCATCTGCAAGTCCTGTAAATGGTTTTATTAGAGCTGCTTTAAAAAGATGgcatacttaaaaattttttttctgc
This window of the Castor canadensis chromosome 9, mCasCan1.hap1v2, whole genome shotgun sequence genome carries:
- the Zbtb49 gene encoding zinc finger and BTB domain-containing protein 49 isoform X1 is translated as MDPVATHSCHLLQQLHEQRIQGLLCDCMLVVRGVCFKAHKNVLAAFSQYFRGLFQNSSSQKSDVFHLDVKSVSGIGQILDFMYTSRLDLNQDNVQAMLDTARCLQVQIVLSLCHTFLKSTSAQQPSGLPCASAFSLQGALTPESACVLSEHYPPPLLQECSAEAQHGKVLDGSHSQAPSVSLHHSTGEMAKAAPGALDGSCTELPCKQPNYYYKLRDFYSKQYYKQAACPSHERVAEQPFTFSASADLAAVETQPCAVSHPECLLESSEHLPSTFLAPPLSDSAPDPESDAPCQPPTKQMRLKKAVHLKKLNFLKSQKSAEPASEPKVDDGLAKRTEPTSEQTGEKASSQSTEEKESQELGSENFSCAVSGTEVPEASAAPEDQSQSLQCQRQYACELCGKPFKHPSNLELHKRSHTGEKPFECNICGKHFSQAGNLQTHLRRHSGEKPYICEICGKRFAASGDVQRHIIIHSGEKPHLCDTCGRGTAARFLRAPSASGARPSTHPAVLSLGFSNFSNLKEHKKTHTADKVFTCDECGKSFNMQRKLVKHRIRHTGERPYSCSACGKCFGGSGDLRRHVRTHTGEKPYTCEICDKCFTRSAVLRRHRKMHCKADAGSPDVLDELGQAIETSDLDKSQSSDSFPQDMAVTLMPGSVKLPGHPGENATAEFDEHSANSYCKLRSVLHPPGVSDQEKLSLDPTKLAKPQVPQSQPQVYTYSDTDTSAGSEPLPADGMAMIRSSLATLDSHCSDPLGSRVSSTAYRNSEGQFFSSMTLWGLAMKTLQNENDLDQ
- the Zbtb49 gene encoding zinc finger and BTB domain-containing protein 49 isoform X2, which translates into the protein MDPVATHSCHLLQQLHEQRIQGLLCDCMLVVRGVCFKAHKNVLAAFSQYFRGLFQNSSSQKSDVFHLDVKSVSGIGQILDFMYTSRLDLNQDNVQAMLDTARCLQVQIVLSLCHTFLKSTSAQQPSGLPCASAFSLQGALTPESACVLSEHYPPPLLQECSAEAQHGKVLDGSHSQAPSVSLHHSTGEMAKAAPGALDGSCTELPCKQPNYYYKLRDFYSKQYYKQAACPSHERVAEQPFTFSASADLAAVETQPCAVSHPECLLESSEHLPSTFLAPPLSDSAPDPESDAPCQPPTKQMRLKKAVHLKKLNFLKSQKSAEPASEPKVDDGLAKRTEPTSEQTGEKASSQSTEEKESQELGSENFSCAVSGTEVPEASAAPEDQSQSLQCQRQYACELCGKPFKHPSNLELHKRSHTGEKPFECNICGKHFSQAGNLQTHLRRHSGEKPYICEICGKRFAASGDVQRHIIIHSGEKPHLCDTCGRGFSNFSNLKEHKKTHTADKVFTCDECGKSFNMQRKLVKHRIRHTGERPYSCSACGKCFGGSGDLRRHVRTHTGEKPYTCEICDKCFTRSAVLRRHRKMHCKADAGSPDVLDELGQAIETSDLDKSQSSDSFPQDMAVTLMPGSVKLPGHPGENATAEFDEHSANSYCKLRSVLHPPGVSDQEKLSLDPTKLAKPQVPQSQPQVYTYSDTDTSAGSEPLPADGMAMIRSSLATLDSHCSDPLGSRVSSTAYRNSEGQFFSSMTLWGLAMKTLQNENDLDQ